One window from the genome of Alnus glutinosa chromosome 13, dhAlnGlut1.1, whole genome shotgun sequence encodes:
- the LOC133854331 gene encoding 5-amino-6-(5-phospho-D-ribitylamino)uracil phosphatase, chloroplastic, whose product MVESIATTSLLAHRPLCRGAFIKDVSSKRRSPDIWRFPVIEFHGRRLVASPALARVRADRLAMSPIKALAMELTKEAYSYREERIPQDWNFDIDTDSDRKPGLWPPENKADNSSLHNPLLRQERMGCGWLGAIFEWEGVLIEDNPDLERQAWLALSQEEGKSPPPAFILRRIEGMKNEQAISEVLCWSRDPAQLRRMGSRKEEIYQALQGGIYRLRAGSKEFVNILMHYKIPMALVSTRPRKTLETAIGKIGIEGYFNVIVAAEDVHRGKPDPEMFVYAAQLLQFIPERCIVFGNSNQTVEAAHDARMKCVAVASKHPVYELAAADLVVRHLDELSVVDLKNLADIESDEFGTGEPELELEEEVDYPSSSTLTAVDDSFW is encoded by the coding sequence ATGGTGGAATCAATTGCCACTACATCTCTTCTTGCGCATCGACCATTGTGTCGAGGGGCTTTTATCAAGGATGTCTCGTCTAAACGGAGATCTCCAGATATCTGGCGGTTCCCGGTTATAGAATTTCATGGTAGAAGGCTTGTTGCTTCGCCTGCTTTGGCGAGAGTGAGAGCTGATCGGTTGGCGATGTCTCCAATTAAGGCTCTAGCGATGGAGCTGACGAAAGAGGCGTATTCATACAGAGAAGAGAGAATTCCTCAGGATTGGAATTTTGATATTGACACTGACTCTGATAGAAAACCTGGTTTGTGGCCTCCGGAAAATAAAGCCGACAACTCTTCATTACACAATCCCCTGCTTAGACAAGAAAGGATGGGTTGTGGTTGGTTAGGTGCCATATTTGAATGGGAAGGAGTTCTAATTGAAGATAATCCTGATCTTGAGAGGCAAGCCTGGCTGGCTCTTTctcaagaagaaggaaaatcTCCTCCCCCGGCTTTCATTCTTAGAAGAATAGAAGGGATGAAGAATGAGCAGGCCATATCTGAGGTTCTGTGCTGGTCAAGAGACCCAGCACAGTTGAGAAGAATGGGTTCTAGGAAAGAAGAAATTTACCAAGCTTTACAAGGTGGGATTTATAGACTACGAGCTGGGTCGAAAGAGTTTGTGAATATCTTGATGCATTACAAGATACCTATGGCATTGGTTTCTACGCGTCCTAGAAAAACTCTCGAGACTGCAATCGGAAAAATTGGTATTGAAGGGTACTTTAATGTAATTGTAGCGGCAGAGGATGTTCACAGGGGGAAGCCTGATCCAGAGATGTTTGTCTATGCAGCACAGCTTCTGCAATTTATTCCTGAGCGGTGCATCGTCTTTGGGAACTCAAATCAGACGGTGGAGGCTGCCCATGATGCACGAATGAAGTGTGTCGCTGTTGCTAGCAAGCATCCTGTCTATGAGCTTGCGGCTGCAGATTTGGTGGTGAGGCACCTAGATGAGCTTTCAGTGGTTGATTTAAAGAATCTTGCTGATATTGAATCTGATGAATTTGGGACTGGGGAGCCAGAGTTGGAACTGGAGGAGGAAGTTGACTACCCATCTTCATCAACCTTGACAGCAGTTGACGATAGTTTCTGGTGA
- the LOC133854468 gene encoding subtilisin-like protease SBT3 yields MKLYNGICLPYSLILFASCILLALHASSTSMEKSTYIVHMDKSHMPKAFTSHHSWYSSIVDCLHSEKPTTSSFVYTYNHVLHGFSASLSHQELDNLRESPGFVSAYRDRNATLDTTHTPEFLSLNPTGGLWPASNYGEDVIIGVIDSGVWPESDSFKDDGMTAQVPARWKGICQVGEGFNSSMCNSKLIGARYFNNGIMAAIPNATFSMNSARDTLGHGTHTASTAAGNYVNGASYFGYGKGTARGIAPRARVAVYKVTWPEGRYTSDVLAGIDQAIADGVDVISISLGYDGVPLYEDPIAIASFAAMEKGVVVSTSAGNAGPFFGNMHNGIPWVLTVAAGNIDRSFAGTLTLGNDQTITGWTMFPASAIIESSQLVYNKTISACNSTELLSDAVYSVVICEAITPIYAQIDAITRSNVAGAILISNHTKLFELGGVSCPCLVISPKDAAALIKYAKTDEFPLAGLKFQETITGTKPAPAVAYYSSRGPSPSYPGILKPDVMAPGSLVLASWIPNEATAQIGTNVYLSSHYNMVSGTSMACPHASGVAALLKAAYPEWSPAAIRSAMMTTANPLDNTLNPIHENGKKFHLASPLAMGAGHIDPNRALDPGLVYDATPQDYINLLCSMNYNKAQILAIVRSDSYNCSNNPSSDLNYPSFIAFHNSTYRRSVNTFQRTVTNVGDGAATYKATVTAPKDSRVIVSPQTLAFGSKYEKQSYNLTIINFTRDTKKKDISFGALVWANENGKHMVRSPIVVSPLRIND; encoded by the coding sequence atGAAGCTCTATAATGGGATTTGTCTTCCATACTCGTTAATCCTCTTTGCTTCATGCATTTTGCTGGCTCTTCATGCTAGTTCAACATCAATGGAGAAGTCCACTTACATCGTCCACATGGACAAATCTCACATGCCCAAGGCCTTCACTAGCCATCACAGTTGGTACTCATCAATCGTTGATTGCCTCCATTCTGAAAAACCAACGACCTCCTCCTTTGTGTACACTTACAATCACGTTCTTCACGGTTTTAGCGCTTCTCTATCTCATCAAGAACTAGACAACTTGAGGGAATCCCCAGGCTTTGTTTCAGCTTATCGAGATAGGAATGCTACACTTGATACCACCCACACGCCTGAGTTCCTATCACTTAATCCCACCGGCGGCTTATGGCCAGCTTCTAACTACGGTGAAGATGTCATCATCGGTGTCATCGACTCTGGAGTTTGGCCGGAGAGTGACAGTTTTAAGGACGACGGTATGACCGCCCAAGTCCCAGCAAGGTGGAAGGGAATTTGCCAAGTAGGAGAAGGGTTCAATTCCTCCATGTGCAACTCGAAGCTCATAGGAGCTAGATACTTCAACAACGGCATCATGGCTGCAATCCCGAACGCTACATTTAGCATGAATTCTGCAAGGGACACTCTGGGGCACGGCACCCACACCGCCTCCACAGCTGCAGGGAACTATGTGAACGGCGCGTCTTATTTTGGCTACGGTAAAGGGACAGCTAGAGGCATTGCACCTCGAGCCAGGGTCGCCGTATACAAGGTGACTTGGCCTGAAGGACGTTATACTTCTGATGTTCTTGCTGGTATCGACCAAGCCATAGCTGATGGTGTTGATGTGATTTCCATCTCCCTGGGATATGATGGAGTGCCGTTGTATGAAGATCCAATAGCAATAGCTTCTTTTGCTGCAATGGAGAAGGGTGTGGTAGTTTCAACTTCAGCAGGAAATGCAGGCCCATTCTTTGGCAACATGCACAATGGTATTCCATGGGTCTTGACCGTGGCGGCAGGCAACATTGATCGGTCATTTGCTGGAACTTTGACTCTTGGAAATGATCAAACCATTACTGGTTGGACCATGTTCCCCGCAAGTGCTATTATCGAAAGCTCCCAGTTGGTATACAACAAGACCATATCAGCATGCAATTCAACTGAATTGTTATCTGATGCCGTATATAGCGTCGTCATCTGTGAAGCAATCACGCCTATCTATGCTCAAATAGATGCCATCACTAGATCAAACGTGGCCGGCGCTATACTTATCTCCAATCACACCAAATTATTTGAGCTAGGAGGAGTTTCATGTCCTTGTCTTGTTATTAGCCCCAAGGATGCAGCAGCCTTGATCAAATACGCAAAAACTGACGAGTTCCCTTTGGCCGGCCTAAAGTTCCAAGAGACCATTACGGGCACAAAGCCTGCACCGGCCGTGGCTTACTACAGTTCTAGAGGTCCTTCGCCAAGCTATCCAGGCATCTTAAAGCCGGATGTAATGGCACCTGGGTCACTAGTCTTAGCTTCCTGGATTCCAAACGAAGCAACCGCCCAAATAGGAACCAATGTATACTTGTCCAGTCATTACAATATGGTTTCTGGGACATCCATGGCCTGCCCTCATGCTTCTGGCGTGGCTGCACTTTTGAAAGCTGCGTACCCTGAATGGAGCCCAGCTGCGATTAGATCTGCCATGATGACCACAGCCAACCCATTAGATAATACTCTAAACCCAATTCATGAAAATGGCAAAAAGTTTCATCTTGCTTCACCTCTAGCCATGGGAGCAGGACATATTGATCCTAACCGTGCACTTGACCCTGGTCTGGTTTATGATGCAACCCCACAAGACTATATCAATCTGCTCTGCTCCATGAATTACAACAAGGCACAAATCTTAGCCATAGTCAGATCAGACTCCTATAATTGCTCGAACAACCCATCTTCTGATCTTAATTATCCATCATTTATTGCTTTCCATAACAGCACATATAGGCGATCTGTTAATACATTCCAGAGGACTGTAACCAACGTGGGTGATGGCGCAGCTACATACAAAGCCACAGTCACAGCACCAAAAGACTCTAGAGTCATAGTCTCACCTCAGACATTGGCCTTCGGAAGTAAGTATGAGAAGCAGAGCTACAATTTGACGATCATAAATTTTACGAGGGACACGAAAAAAAAGGATATTTCATTTGGTGCACTTGTTTGGGCTAATGAAAATGGAAAACACATGGTTAGGAGCCCTATCGTAGTGTCACCATTAAGGATTAATGATTAA
- the LOC133854346 gene encoding subtilisin-like protease SBT3: MKLYNGICLPYLFLFASCILLAFQYATSTSMEKSTYIVHMDKSHMPKAFTSHHNWYSSIVDCLNSEKPTSSFVYTYNHVLHGFSASLSHQELDTLRESPGFVSAYRDRNATLDTTHTPEFLSLNPTGGLWPASNYGEDVIIGVIDSGVWPESDSFKDDGMTTQVPARWKGICQEGEGFNSSMCNSKLIGARYFNNGIMAANQNTTFSMNSARDTLGHGTHTASTAAGNYVNGASYFGYGKGTARGIAPRARVAVYKVSWPEGRYTSDVLAGIDQAIADGVDVISISLGFDEAPLYEDPIAIASFAAMEKGVVVSTSAGNAGPFFGNIHNGIPWVLTVTAGTIDRSFAGTLTLGNDQTITGWTMFPARAIIERSQLVYNKAISACNSTESLYEAIQSVVICEAITSIYDQIDAITRSSVAGAILISNHTKLFELGGVSCPCLVISPKDAVDVIKYATTSDFPFASLKFQETIMETKPVPAVAYYSSRGPSPSYPGILKPDVMAPGSLVLAAWVPNQQAAQIGPNVYLSSDYNVISGTSMACPHASGVAALLKAAHPEWSPAAIRSAMITTANPLDNTLNPIQENGEKFQLASPLTMGAGHIDPNRALDPGLIYDATPQDYINLLCSMKYNKAQILAIVRSHSYNCSSPTSDLNYPSFIAFHDSKNVSVIVKTFQRTVINVGDGAATYKAYVTAPKDSRVRVSPQTLVFQKKYEEQSYSLDIKFRSGMNKDISFGALVWAHENGKLVVRSPIVVSPPIRMG, encoded by the coding sequence ATGAAGCTCTATAATGGGATTTGTCTTCCATACTTGTTCCTCTTTGCTTCATGCATTTTGCTGGCTTTTCAATATGCTACTTCAACATCAATGGAGAAGTCCACTTACATCGTCCACATGGACAAATCTCACATGCCCAAGGCCTTCACTAGCCATCACAATTGGTACTCATCAATCGTTGATTGCCTCAATTCTGAAAAGCCAACCTCCTCGTTCGTATACACTTACAATCATGTTCTTCACGGTTTTAGCGCTTCTCTATCTCATCAAGAACTAGACACCTTGAGGGAATCCCCAGGCTTTGTTTCAGCTTATCGAGATAGGAATGCTACACTTGATACCACCCACACGCCTGAGTTCCTATCACTTAATCCCACCGGCGGCTTATGGCCAGCTTCTAACTACGGTGAAGATGTCATCATCGGTGTCATCGACTCCGGAGTTTGGCCGGAGAGTGACAGTTTTAAGGACGATGGTATGACCACCCAAGTCCCAGCAAGGTGGAAGGGAATTTGCCAAGAAGGAGAAGGGTTCAATTCCTCCATGTGTAACTCGAAGCTCATAGGAGCTAGATACTTCAACAACGGCATCATGGCTGCAAACCAGAACACTACATTTAGCATGAATTCTGCAAGGGACACTCTGGGGCACGGGACCCACACCGCCTCCACAGCTGCAGGGAACTATGTGAACGGTGCGTCTTATTTCGGCTATGGTAAAGGAACAGCTAGAGGCATTGCACCCCGAGCCAGGGTTGCCGTGTACAAGGTGAGTTGGCCTGAAGGACGTTATACTTCTGATGTTCTTGCTGGTATCGACCAAGCCATAGCTGATGGTGTTGATGTAATTTCCATCTCCCTGGGATTTGATGAAGCACCGTTGTATGAAGATCCAATAGCAATAGCTTCTTTTGCTGCAATGGAGAAGGGTGTGGTAGTTTCAACTTCCGCAGGAAATGCAGGCCCATTCTTTGGCAACATCCACAACGGTATTCCATGGGTCTTGACCGTGACGGCAGGCACCATTGATCGGTCATTTGCTGGAACTTTGACTCTTGGAAATGATCAAACCATTACTGGTTGGACCATGTTCCCCGCAAGAGCTATTATCGAAAGGTCCCAGTTGGTGTACAACAAGGCCATTTCAGCATGCAATTCAACTGAATCGTTATATGAAGCCATACAAAGCGTCGTCATCTGTGAAGCAATCACGTCTATCTATGATCAAATAGATGCTATCACTAGATCAAGCGTGGCCGGCGCTATACTTATCTCCAATCATACCAAATTATTTGAATTAGGAGGAGTTTCATGTCCTTGTCTAGTGATTAGCCCCAAGGATGCAGTAGACGTGATCAAATACGCAACGACTAGCGATTTTCCTTTCGCCAGCCTCAAGTTCCAAGAGACCATTATGGAAACAAAGCCTGTGCCGGCCGTGGCTTACTACAGTTCCAGAGGTCCTTCGCCAAGCTATCCAGGTATCTTGAAGCCGGACGTAATGGCACCTGGATCACTAGTCTTAGCTGCCTGGGTTCCAAATCAACAAGCGGCCCAAATAGGGCCAAATGTGTACTTGTCCAGTGATTACAATGTGATTTCTGGGACATCCATGGCTTGCCCTCATGCTTCTGGCGTGGCTGCACTTTTGAAAGCTGCACACCCTGAATGGAGCCCGGCTGCGATTAGATCTGCCATGATTACCACAGCCAACCCATTAGACAATACTCTAAACCCAATTCAAGAAAATGGTGAAAAGTTTCAACTTGCTTCACCTCTAACCATGGGAGCAGGACATATTGATCCTAATCGTGCACTTGACCCAGGTTTGATTTATGATGCAACCCCACAAGACTATATCAATCTGCTCTGCTCCATGAAATACAACAAGGCACAAATCTTAGCCATCGTCAGATCACACTCCTATAATTGCTCGAGCCCAACCTCTGATCTCAATTATCCTTCATTTATTGCTTTTCATGACAGCAAAAATGTTTCAGTCATTGTGAAAACATTTCAGAGGACTGTAATCAACGTGGGTGATGGCGCAGCTACATACAAAGCCTATGTCACAGCACCAAAAGACTCTAGGGTCAGAGTCTCACCTCAGACATTGGTCTTCCAAAAGAAGTACGAGGAGCAGAGCTACAGTTTGGATATAAAGTTTAGGAGTGGCATGAACAAGGATATTTCATTTGGTGCACTTGTTTGGGCTCATGAAAATGGGAAACTTGTTGTTAGGAGCCCCATTGTAGTGTCACCACCAATAAGGATGGGTTAA